Proteins co-encoded in one Arthrobacter globiformis genomic window:
- a CDS encoding pullulanase X25 domain-containing protein, which produces MRKTAAENTNIRLKAVLDVLAEGVLSGESQNAGAVLAEALVRVPLNAYEAELLSGGIPRGHKSLTTATAKLVKAGWLVKGRSGWTITEDGQRATVAFPDAASFSAALDAGTPVPADTPLPVAAPAKPAAKKAPAKVAAAKDEKAPSKAAKVVDKAAKLIEDAVAPVAKAVRKKAEADAEAEAPVENSAETIDQPAAVAVAGDFNTLLGAPENWAPQYDEAQMKLDELDQLWKLSAEIPAGYYNFKIALNRSWDENYGAFGAFDGANHELHHSGGQLTIRYDHRTRDITVN; this is translated from the coding sequence ATGCGTAAGACTGCCGCCGAAAACACCAACATCCGCCTTAAGGCCGTGCTGGACGTTCTGGCAGAGGGGGTGTTGTCCGGTGAATCGCAGAACGCCGGCGCCGTGCTGGCTGAAGCCCTCGTCCGGGTTCCGCTGAACGCCTACGAAGCTGAGCTCCTCAGCGGCGGCATTCCGCGGGGCCACAAATCACTGACCACCGCTACGGCCAAGCTGGTCAAGGCAGGCTGGCTGGTCAAGGGACGCTCTGGCTGGACCATCACCGAGGACGGCCAGCGTGCAACGGTCGCCTTCCCGGACGCGGCCAGCTTCTCGGCAGCGCTCGACGCCGGTACTCCGGTCCCTGCCGACACGCCCCTTCCGGTGGCAGCACCTGCCAAGCCGGCAGCCAAGAAGGCACCCGCGAAGGTCGCCGCAGCAAAGGACGAGAAGGCTCCGTCCAAGGCAGCGAAGGTTGTCGACAAGGCAGCCAAGCTGATCGAGGATGCAGTCGCTCCCGTAGCCAAGGCTGTCCGGAAAAAGGCAGAAGCCGACGCCGAGGCGGAGGCTCCCGTCGAAAACTCCGCGGAAACCATCGACCAGCCCGCCGCGGTGGCCGTGGCCGGCGACTTCAACACCCTGCTGGGAGCCCCCGAGAACTGGGCGCCGCAGTACGACGAAGCACAGATGAAGCTGGACGAGCTGGACCAGCTGTGGAAGCTTTCGGCTGAAATCCCGGCCGGCTACTACAACTTCAAGATCGCCCTCAACCGTTCCTGGGATGAGAACTACGGCGCGTTCGGGGCGTTCGATGGCGCCAACCACGAACTGCACCACTCCGGCGGCCAGCTCACCATCCGCTACGATCACCGGACACGGGACATCACCGTCAACTAA
- a CDS encoding acylphosphatase: MTDSKAAEPDSVRLTARVTGMVQGVGFRYWTARKADELGLTGSVRNDDDGSVAVVAEGPQPDIVEFRRWLGSSQAPGRVAHVDEKVSPAEGGFRSFQVVG, from the coding sequence ATGACTGACTCGAAGGCAGCAGAGCCGGACAGCGTCCGCCTCACCGCGCGCGTCACGGGAATGGTCCAGGGTGTCGGTTTCCGCTACTGGACGGCGCGCAAGGCCGACGAGCTAGGGCTGACCGGTTCGGTCAGGAACGACGACGACGGTTCGGTCGCCGTCGTCGCGGAGGGACCGCAGCCGGACATCGTCGAATTCAGGCGCTGGCTCGGATCATCCCAGGCGCCGGGGAGGGTGGCGCACGTCGACGAGAAGGTCTCCCCGGCCGAAGGCGGATTCAGGAGCTTTCAGGTAGTCGGCTGA
- a CDS encoding TM0106 family RecB-like putative nuclease, whose translation MFLLDPTTPGAPADLVFSASDLVAASECEYRTLRILDEKLGRSPKADFPADEMQARAGTLGDLHEHKVLAALIDRHGTWDPARGTGVYSVERGTMDRTDLADKARETAAALRTGADVVFQATFFDGEFLGYADFLVREEADLPGSGVPGRERGAQRYAVWDTKLARHAKVGALLQLAAYGDQLIGLGLVPAPRVTLVLGNMERSSHSLDDLLPVYRERRARFRELTAAHRHAEAPVAWQQPGVSYCGRCDYCAEQVAGHRDLLMVAGMTSIQRKKLVADGITTIDALAELPLHLATGSRRRLRDQARMQTGLDAADGSRTFVKEGQRHTITYKVLADNALAGIPAPSDGDIFFDFEGDPLWQDPAGQWGLEYLFGVIEAPRPTDPPGQEPVFRPFWAHSRAGERQAFLDFLAYVEERRARYPDMHVYHYAPYEKTALRNLSLNHVAGEDVVDSWLRDGLLVDLYATVRHSLRISEASYSIKKLEPLYMGDNLRSGDVKDAGASVVAYAAYCEARDAGPDTQAEAAAILASISDYNQYDCLSTLRLRDWLLQLRGGAPVAPGEAGVADADAGMRGVGAAGVGTGVGATTAGPATASGSQTPSDAVPDAEPSPEEASLRAFLDAIPEHRELTPDEQAVAMVAAATGYHRRERKQFWWEHFDRLESEVDRWRDQRNVFIVEAAEVVLDWAPPTSRARTESRTLRLTGIMSEGSEFKPGSTWFRMFEDPLPDGLGEVDGGRTPRRAATGQSAGTATALHEAAMPPSRDGVFGTHVDAVEDHTDQPGRTVITITEKSTGKVPPYFQLPMALTDDRPIPTVSIEAALAELAQVVGSSLPELPKHPGVDILRRTAPRLAGILSLPPVSNDANGNADYVSAITQALKHLDRSYLAVQGPPGTGKTFVGSHVVARLVEAGWKVGVVAQSHAVVENMLCTAIVKAGVDPGVVAKRLAQPHDVPWTCVADEDIARLLDADGGCLVGGTAWTMTGKYVPAGSLDLLVIDEAGQYSLANTLAVARSAKRLLLLGDPQQLPQVTQGSHPEPVDESALGWLSAGHATMPAELGYFLADSWRMHPELCRKVSVLSYDGRLESAPAASLRHLDGVPPGVETVLVPHAGNTTSSAEEAAAIVGLAREHIGLKWTPGKDEPIRRLEAKDILVVAAYNAQVQAVRHALDQEGLSGVRVGTVDKFQGQEAPVVLVSMACSAIAEAPRGAEFLLNRNRINVAVSRGQWRAVIVRSPELTNYMPSRPFALEELGAFLGLSPGELSQG comes from the coding sequence ATGTTCCTGCTCGACCCAACCACGCCGGGAGCACCGGCTGACCTGGTGTTCTCAGCCAGCGACCTCGTCGCCGCCAGCGAGTGCGAGTACCGCACGCTCCGGATCCTGGACGAGAAACTGGGCCGCTCCCCCAAAGCCGATTTCCCCGCCGACGAGATGCAGGCGCGGGCTGGCACGCTTGGCGACCTCCACGAGCATAAGGTGCTCGCCGCCCTCATCGACCGCCACGGCACCTGGGATCCGGCGCGCGGGACCGGGGTTTACTCCGTGGAGCGCGGAACGATGGACCGGACTGACCTGGCGGACAAGGCGCGCGAAACCGCCGCTGCCCTCCGCACCGGCGCCGATGTCGTCTTCCAGGCCACCTTCTTCGACGGCGAATTCCTGGGCTATGCGGACTTCCTGGTGCGCGAGGAGGCTGACCTGCCGGGCTCTGGCGTGCCGGGCAGGGAGCGCGGTGCGCAGCGGTACGCGGTCTGGGACACCAAGCTGGCGCGGCATGCCAAGGTGGGGGCACTGCTGCAGCTCGCCGCCTACGGCGACCAGCTGATCGGGCTCGGGCTGGTACCCGCTCCGCGCGTCACCCTGGTACTGGGAAACATGGAGCGCAGCTCGCACTCACTGGACGATCTGCTGCCCGTGTACCGCGAGCGCCGGGCGCGCTTCCGCGAGCTCACCGCTGCGCACCGTCACGCGGAGGCCCCTGTAGCGTGGCAGCAGCCCGGTGTCAGTTACTGCGGCAGGTGCGACTACTGTGCCGAGCAGGTGGCCGGGCACCGGGACCTGCTGATGGTGGCCGGCATGACCTCCATCCAGCGGAAGAAGCTCGTGGCGGATGGCATCACCACCATCGACGCCCTCGCCGAACTCCCTCTCCACCTGGCCACAGGTTCGCGGCGGCGCCTGCGTGACCAGGCCAGAATGCAGACCGGGCTGGACGCAGCCGACGGTTCACGGACCTTCGTGAAGGAAGGCCAGCGGCACACCATCACGTACAAGGTGCTGGCAGACAACGCGCTGGCCGGCATTCCTGCCCCGAGTGACGGCGACATCTTCTTCGACTTCGAGGGCGACCCGCTCTGGCAGGATCCCGCGGGCCAATGGGGCCTGGAGTATCTTTTCGGGGTCATTGAGGCCCCGCGGCCCACTGATCCGCCGGGCCAAGAACCGGTCTTTCGGCCTTTCTGGGCTCACTCCCGGGCGGGCGAACGCCAGGCGTTCCTGGACTTCCTGGCCTACGTGGAGGAGCGCCGCGCGCGGTATCCGGACATGCATGTCTACCACTACGCGCCCTACGAAAAGACGGCACTGCGCAACCTCTCTCTGAACCATGTCGCCGGCGAGGACGTGGTGGATTCGTGGCTGCGGGACGGGCTCCTCGTGGACCTTTATGCCACAGTCCGGCATTCACTCCGGATTTCCGAGGCCTCGTACTCCATCAAGAAGCTCGAGCCCCTGTATATGGGAGACAACCTGCGATCCGGGGACGTCAAGGACGCCGGCGCTTCCGTGGTGGCCTACGCCGCCTACTGCGAGGCGCGCGATGCCGGCCCTGACACGCAGGCGGAGGCGGCCGCCATTCTGGCCTCCATTTCCGACTACAACCAGTACGACTGCCTTTCCACGCTGCGCCTGCGGGACTGGCTTCTGCAGCTGCGTGGCGGTGCGCCTGTCGCCCCTGGCGAGGCTGGCGTGGCGGACGCTGACGCGGGGATGCGCGGTGTGGGGGCGGCCGGTGTGGGGACTGGCGTGGGGGCGACTACTGCCGGTCCGGCGACGGCGTCCGGCTCCCAAACGCCGTCGGATGCAGTTCCGGACGCGGAACCTTCGCCGGAGGAAGCAAGCCTGCGCGCCTTCCTGGACGCCATTCCGGAGCACCGCGAGCTGACGCCGGACGAGCAGGCCGTGGCCATGGTCGCGGCGGCCACCGGCTATCACCGGCGGGAGCGCAAGCAGTTCTGGTGGGAGCACTTCGACCGCCTCGAATCCGAGGTCGACAGGTGGCGGGACCAGCGCAACGTCTTCATCGTGGAAGCGGCCGAGGTGGTCTTGGACTGGGCGCCGCCTACCTCCCGAGCCCGGACGGAGTCCCGCACTTTGCGGCTCACCGGGATCATGAGCGAGGGCTCGGAATTCAAGCCGGGCTCCACTTGGTTCCGGATGTTCGAGGACCCCCTGCCCGACGGTCTGGGGGAGGTCGACGGCGGGCGGACACCGCGGCGTGCGGCGACCGGCCAGTCGGCAGGCACGGCAACAGCACTCCATGAAGCCGCCATGCCGCCCTCGCGGGACGGCGTCTTCGGCACGCACGTGGATGCTGTGGAGGACCATACTGATCAGCCCGGCCGGACCGTCATCACCATCACGGAGAAGTCCACGGGCAAGGTTCCGCCGTACTTCCAGCTGCCCATGGCACTGACTGACGACCGTCCCATTCCCACCGTCAGCATCGAGGCAGCCCTGGCGGAACTCGCGCAGGTTGTCGGCTCCTCGCTGCCGGAACTCCCCAAGCATCCCGGCGTGGACATCCTGCGCCGGACAGCACCCAGGCTGGCCGGCATCCTGAGCCTGCCTCCGGTCAGCAACGACGCCAACGGAAACGCCGACTACGTCTCTGCCATTACCCAGGCACTGAAGCACCTGGACCGGTCCTACCTCGCTGTGCAGGGACCGCCGGGAACCGGCAAGACGTTCGTCGGCTCCCACGTCGTTGCCCGGCTCGTGGAGGCCGGATGGAAGGTGGGCGTGGTCGCCCAGTCCCACGCCGTCGTTGAGAACATGCTCTGCACGGCGATTGTGAAAGCCGGGGTGGATCCCGGCGTCGTCGCCAAGAGACTGGCGCAACCGCACGACGTGCCGTGGACCTGCGTCGCCGATGAGGACATCGCTAGGCTTTTGGACGCCGACGGCGGTTGCCTGGTTGGCGGAACCGCCTGGACCATGACAGGCAAATACGTGCCGGCAGGGTCACTGGATCTGCTGGTCATTGACGAGGCCGGCCAGTATTCGCTGGCCAACACCCTGGCTGTGGCCCGGTCCGCGAAGCGGCTTCTGCTGCTCGGCGACCCGCAGCAGCTTCCGCAGGTCACCCAGGGCTCCCATCCGGAGCCGGTCGATGAGTCGGCGCTGGGCTGGCTGTCAGCCGGGCATGCCACGATGCCTGCCGAGCTGGGCTACTTCCTCGCCGATTCCTGGCGCATGCATCCCGAGCTGTGCCGCAAGGTGTCGGTGCTCAGCTACGACGGCAGGCTGGAGTCGGCGCCGGCGGCATCCCTGCGCCATCTCGACGGCGTGCCGCCGGGCGTGGAAACCGTCCTGGTGCCGCATGCCGGCAACACCACGAGTTCGGCGGAAGAGGCTGCCGCGATCGTCGGACTGGCACGCGAGCATATCGGGCTCAAGTGGACGCCGGGCAAGGACGAGCCGATCCGGCGGCTGGAAGCCAAGGACATCCTGGTGGTGGCCGCATATAACGCCCAGGTGCAGGCCGTCCGGCACGCCCTGGACCAGGAGGGCCTGTCCGGCGTGCGGGTGGGAACGGTGGACAAGTTCCAGGGCCAGGAAGCTCCCGTGGTGCTCGTGTCCATGGCGTGTTCGGCCATTGCGGAGGCACCGCGCGGAGCCGAGTTCCTGCTCAACCGCAACCGGATCAACGTAGCTGTGTCGCGGGGCCAGTGGCGGGCCGTGATCGTCCGCTCCCCCGAGCTGACGAACTACATGCCCTCACGGCCCTTCGCGCTCGAGGAACTCGGGGCCTTCCTGGGGCTCAGCCCTGGTGAACTCAGCCAAGGGTGA
- a CDS encoding DUF1540 domain-containing protein, with translation MSTHVADCSVTNCSFNDHSECNAEAITVGGTTDHASCATFIDTGIHGGLPKVLAGVGACQRAECIHNEHLMCNASEVHVGPGPDNADCLTYSHNGKQPVT, from the coding sequence ATGAGCACGCATGTAGCCGATTGCAGCGTCACCAACTGCTCCTTCAACGACCACTCTGAATGCAACGCCGAAGCCATCACGGTTGGCGGCACCACAGACCATGCCTCCTGCGCCACGTTCATCGACACCGGCATACACGGCGGCCTTCCTAAGGTCCTCGCCGGGGTCGGGGCATGCCAGCGGGCGGAATGCATCCATAACGAGCACCTCATGTGCAACGCATCGGAAGTCCATGTGGGCCCCGGCCCGGACAACGCCGACTGCCTCACTTACTCCCACAACGGCAAGCAGCCCGTCACCTAA
- the fdhA gene encoding formaldehyde dehydrogenase, glutathione-independent gives MEGNKAVAYKGPGKVEVIDIDYPTFELKDGPGVNPANVGRQVPHGAIIKTVATNICGSDQHMVRGRTTAPPDLVLGHEITGEVVEVGPGVEFIKVGDICSVPFNISCGRCRNCKERKTGICLNVNPDRPGSAYGYVDMGGWVGGQANYVLVPYADWNLLKFPDKDQAMEKILDLAMLSDIFPTGYHGAVSAGVGVGSTVYVAGAGPVGLAAATSAHLLGAAVVIVGDMNSDRLTQARSFGCETVDLTKGGPVEQIEQILGVPEVDCAVDAVGFEAKGHGEGAKEAPATVLNSLMDITAAGGALGIPGLYVTGDPGGIDEAAKKGSLSLSLGTGWAKSLSFTTGQCPVMKYNRQLMMAILHDRVQIAKNVNAKPILLEDAPKGYAEFDAGAATKYVLNPNGYLS, from the coding sequence ATGGAAGGGAACAAAGCCGTTGCCTACAAGGGGCCCGGCAAGGTGGAGGTCATCGATATCGACTACCCCACTTTTGAACTTAAGGACGGGCCGGGCGTAAATCCGGCCAACGTGGGGCGCCAGGTTCCCCACGGTGCAATTATCAAGACGGTGGCCACCAACATCTGCGGCTCGGACCAGCACATGGTCCGCGGGCGGACCACGGCGCCACCGGACCTGGTGCTGGGCCACGAAATCACCGGTGAAGTGGTGGAGGTAGGACCCGGCGTCGAATTCATCAAGGTCGGGGATATCTGCTCGGTGCCGTTCAATATTTCGTGCGGCCGGTGCCGGAACTGCAAGGAGCGGAAGACCGGCATCTGCCTCAACGTGAACCCGGACCGCCCGGGCAGCGCCTACGGCTATGTGGACATGGGCGGCTGGGTGGGCGGCCAGGCCAACTATGTCCTGGTGCCGTACGCGGACTGGAACCTGCTCAAGTTCCCGGACAAGGACCAGGCCATGGAGAAGATCCTGGACCTCGCCATGCTTTCGGACATCTTCCCCACGGGCTATCACGGCGCCGTATCGGCGGGGGTCGGCGTCGGCTCCACTGTATACGTCGCGGGTGCCGGTCCTGTGGGCCTCGCAGCGGCGACGAGCGCGCATCTGCTGGGTGCCGCCGTCGTAATTGTGGGCGACATGAACAGTGACCGTCTGACGCAGGCCCGCAGCTTCGGCTGCGAAACCGTGGACCTGACCAAGGGCGGCCCGGTTGAGCAGATCGAGCAGATCCTGGGGGTCCCAGAGGTGGACTGCGCCGTGGACGCTGTGGGATTTGAGGCGAAGGGCCATGGCGAGGGCGCCAAGGAGGCGCCGGCCACGGTGTTGAACTCGCTGATGGACATCACTGCCGCCGGCGGTGCCTTGGGCATTCCGGGACTGTATGTCACAGGTGACCCGGGCGGCATCGACGAGGCTGCCAAGAAGGGATCGCTGAGCCTGAGTCTCGGCACGGGCTGGGCCAAATCGCTGAGCTTCACCACGGGTCAGTGTCCGGTGATGAAGTACAACCGGCAGCTGATGATGGCCATCCTGCACGACCGTGTGCAGATCGCCAAGAACGTCAACGCCAAGCCGATCCTGCTGGAGGACGCACCGAAGGGCTACGCCGAGTTCGACGCCGGTGCCGCCACGAAGTACGTGCTGAACCCGAACGGTTACCTCAGCTGA
- a CDS encoding HNH endonuclease family protein produces the protein MHHARSHGRNWFAAGALAAVILATTACGGGISATRQPSSDSVPGGSAGNAPGYAVKAADLLATLPVKGRAPKTGYDREEFGPAWSDTDHNGCDTRNDILARDLTKTTRKPGTNNCIVLTGTLADPYTATTIAFTRGSKTSSAVQIDHIVALSDAWQKGAQRLSKAQRTALANDPLNLLAVSGPANQQKSDGDAATWLPGSRAYRCPYVARQISVKAKYKLWVTQAERTAMASVLAQCGGTVAGTK, from the coding sequence TTGCACCACGCACGTTCCCACGGGAGGAACTGGTTCGCAGCCGGCGCCCTTGCCGCCGTCATCCTGGCCACCACCGCCTGCGGCGGGGGCATCAGCGCAACCCGGCAGCCGTCGTCGGACTCTGTCCCCGGCGGGTCAGCCGGCAACGCGCCCGGGTACGCCGTCAAGGCAGCCGACCTACTCGCCACCCTGCCCGTCAAAGGCCGCGCCCCAAAAACGGGCTACGACAGGGAAGAGTTCGGACCGGCCTGGTCAGACACGGACCACAACGGCTGCGACACCCGCAACGACATCCTGGCCCGGGATCTCACCAAGACCACCCGCAAGCCAGGAACAAACAACTGCATCGTCCTGACCGGTACACTGGCCGATCCGTACACGGCCACCACCATCGCCTTCACCCGCGGCAGCAAAACCAGCAGCGCGGTCCAGATCGACCACATCGTTGCCCTCAGCGACGCGTGGCAGAAGGGCGCCCAGCGCCTCAGCAAGGCACAGCGGACCGCCCTCGCCAACGATCCCTTGAACCTGCTGGCCGTTTCCGGCCCCGCCAACCAGCAGAAGTCCGACGGCGACGCCGCCACCTGGCTGCCCGGCAGCCGCGCCTACCGCTGCCCGTACGTGGCGCGCCAGATTTCGGTCAAGGCGAAGTACAAGCTCTGGGTGACCCAGGCCGAACGCACCGCGATGGCCTCCGTCCTGGCCCAGTGCGGCGGCACTGTAGCTGGAACCAAGTAA
- a CDS encoding YceI family protein has protein sequence MTLPAGLTPGIWTLDMSHSEIGFSVRHAGISKVRGRFREATGEAHVRDSLADSSLHATVSTASFDSGDANRDAHVRGEDFFDVEKFPDMSFKGTHLEGDGEDYTLTGDLTIKGITKPVELEVEFTGVAVDPFGATRAGFSAEAEISRKEFGLTWNAALEAGGLLVSDKVKINLEAALVKQQ, from the coding sequence ATGACTCTTCCCGCGGGCCTGACCCCCGGCATTTGGACACTCGATATGTCCCACAGTGAAATCGGCTTCAGCGTGCGGCACGCCGGGATCAGCAAGGTCCGCGGGCGGTTCCGGGAAGCAACCGGCGAAGCCCACGTGCGGGACTCCCTGGCCGATTCCTCATTGCATGCCACTGTCAGCACGGCCAGCTTCGATTCCGGTGACGCCAACCGTGACGCCCACGTGCGCGGGGAGGACTTCTTCGACGTCGAGAAGTTCCCCGATATGAGTTTCAAGGGCACTCACCTCGAGGGCGACGGCGAGGACTACACGCTGACGGGCGACCTCACGATCAAGGGCATCACCAAGCCGGTCGAGCTCGAGGTCGAATTCACCGGCGTGGCCGTCGACCCCTTCGGTGCCACCCGCGCGGGCTTCTCGGCCGAGGCGGAGATCAGCCGCAAGGAGTTCGGCCTGACGTGGAACGCGGCCCTCGAAGCCGGCGGCCTGCTGGTCAGCGACAAGGTGAAGATCAACCTCGAGGCTGCCCTGGTCAAGCAGCAGTAG
- a CDS encoding GntR family transcriptional regulator yields the protein MATGKPEKGQSPRLSVRDQTLDTLRRRIISLQLPPGEPLSENELAQELGVSRTPVRESLILLREEGLVQVFPQIGSFVSLVDLGRVAEAQFVREAIECASLKDAVVDASGLDGLREILAAQRDAEATGDVEEFFRLDEAFHRELLRLAGHESAWTAVNSAKAHLDRARRLSLIDTRPVSTLIEQHTAVVDALEANNRPEADSCLRVHLRGVFEDVKRIQASSPELFSDGTASRPVRRSIARLS from the coding sequence ATGGCAACCGGCAAACCCGAAAAAGGGCAGTCCCCGCGGCTTTCCGTGCGGGACCAGACACTGGATACGCTCCGGCGTCGCATCATCTCCCTGCAGCTCCCTCCCGGCGAGCCGCTGTCCGAGAACGAGCTCGCCCAGGAACTTGGCGTCAGCCGGACGCCCGTGCGCGAAAGCCTCATCCTGCTGCGCGAGGAGGGGCTGGTGCAGGTCTTCCCGCAGATCGGCTCGTTCGTCTCGCTCGTGGATCTGGGACGGGTCGCTGAGGCCCAGTTCGTTCGCGAGGCCATCGAATGCGCGTCACTGAAGGACGCCGTGGTTGACGCCTCCGGCCTCGATGGGCTGCGCGAGATCCTTGCTGCACAGCGTGACGCGGAAGCCACCGGCGACGTCGAGGAGTTCTTCCGGCTAGACGAGGCCTTCCACCGCGAGCTCCTTCGTCTGGCGGGGCACGAGTCGGCCTGGACAGCGGTCAATTCCGCTAAGGCCCACCTGGACCGCGCCCGGCGGCTCAGCCTGATCGACACCCGCCCCGTGTCCACGCTGATTGAACAGCACACCGCCGTGGTGGACGCGCTCGAAGCCAACAACCGCCCCGAAGCGGACAGCTGCCTGCGGGTTCACCTGCGCGGCGTCTTCGAGGACGTCAAGCGGATCCAGGCATCATCACCCGAGCTCTTCTCGGACGGCACAGCATCACGCCCGGTCCGCCGCAGCATCGCCCGGCTTTCCTAG
- a CDS encoding MFS transporter: MTESIAPPTAKTETRTTKDLAKVAVSGWLGTAMEFMDFQLYSLAAAIVFNKIFFPDVSPVIGLIAAMATYGVGYVARLFGAVYFGRMGDRIGRKKVLFITIALMGASTTLIGVLPTYAMVGIWAPILLVALRLIQGFGAGAEIAGATVMLAEYAPARRRGLISSLVCLGTNSGTLAASALWAILVAVLSEEQLLTWGWRLPFLASFLLMIFAVWIRRSLKESPVFEQREDVVDGVALAKRDLAAEANTSAVNEADQPKHQTQSASTIEAALHQRKGKSFLIALGLRFGQAGNSGLIQTFLIGYLATVLLMNKSVGTTAIMIGSIIGFATIPLIGILGDRFGRRPLYLILSATTAVFAIPMMLMVTSGNPTLVTIAVVAGLNLGVLSLFSMESVTMAEFFGARTRFTQLALAKEIGGILATAIGPILAATLTAVTGHWWPLAAMLIGYSLITLVSAAVGPEVRGRDLVRLEDAA, from the coding sequence ATGACCGAGAGCATCGCACCGCCCACCGCCAAGACCGAAACAAGGACCACTAAGGACCTCGCGAAGGTCGCGGTCTCCGGCTGGCTGGGAACGGCCATGGAATTCATGGATTTCCAGCTCTACTCGCTGGCCGCGGCCATCGTCTTCAACAAGATCTTCTTCCCCGACGTCAGCCCGGTTATCGGCCTCATCGCCGCGATGGCAACCTACGGCGTCGGCTACGTGGCCCGCCTGTTTGGTGCCGTCTACTTCGGCCGCATGGGCGACAGGATCGGCCGGAAGAAGGTCCTCTTCATCACCATCGCGCTGATGGGTGCGTCCACCACGCTCATCGGTGTCCTGCCCACCTACGCCATGGTCGGCATCTGGGCCCCCATCCTCCTCGTGGCATTGCGACTGATCCAGGGCTTCGGTGCCGGCGCGGAAATCGCCGGCGCCACAGTGATGCTGGCGGAATACGCCCCCGCCCGCCGCCGCGGCCTGATCTCCTCGCTCGTCTGCCTCGGCACCAACTCCGGCACCCTCGCCGCCTCCGCGCTCTGGGCCATCCTGGTGGCGGTACTCTCCGAGGAACAGCTGCTGACCTGGGGTTGGCGCCTGCCGTTCCTGGCAAGCTTCCTGCTGATGATCTTCGCCGTCTGGATCCGCCGCTCCCTCAAGGAGAGCCCGGTCTTCGAACAGCGTGAGGACGTCGTCGACGGCGTCGCACTTGCCAAGCGCGACCTCGCCGCCGAAGCAAACACGTCCGCGGTAAACGAAGCAGACCAGCCCAAGCACCAGACCCAGTCCGCCAGCACCATCGAAGCCGCGCTGCACCAGCGCAAGGGCAAGTCCTTCCTGATCGCCCTCGGCCTCCGCTTCGGACAGGCCGGCAACTCCGGCCTCATCCAGACCTTCCTGATCGGCTACCTGGCCACGGTCCTGCTCATGAACAAGTCCGTCGGCACCACGGCCATCATGATCGGCTCGATTATCGGCTTCGCCACCATCCCGCTGATCGGCATCCTGGGCGACCGCTTTGGCCGCCGTCCCCTGTACCTGATCCTGAGCGCCACCACCGCAGTCTTCGCAATTCCCATGATGCTCATGGTCACCAGCGGCAATCCGACTCTTGTCACCATCGCCGTCGTCGCCGGCCTGAACCTGGGCGTACTGAGCCTCTTCTCGATGGAGAGCGTCACCATGGCCGAGTTCTTCGGAGCGCGCACCCGCTTCACGCAGCTCGCCCTGGCCAAGGAAATCGGCGGTATCCTCGCCACGGCCATCGGCCCGATCCTCGCCGCTACGCTGACCGCCGTCACCGGGCACTGGTGGCCCCTGGCCGCCATGCTCATCGGCTACTCGCTGATCACCCTGGTCTCCGCGGCTGTTGGCCCCGAGGTCCGCGGCCGCGACCTGGTCCGCCTGGAAGACGCCGCATGA